The following DNA comes from Papaver somniferum cultivar HN1 unplaced genomic scaffold, ASM357369v1 unplaced-scaffold_128, whole genome shotgun sequence.
GAATCCTAAAAAGGAAAAGATGAGGTTAGTATGACTTGGAAGTATCATTAAAGAAGATAAAGTTAAGGTGCGAAGGATAATTACCAGAACATCTAGAGCAACATGGAAACTCGGGTCAATTTGAGAAAGGACCTCATCCCTTGAAGCTTTATCAACGGGAAATTCACATAGAAGCTTTCTTAAGGCGGAGCAGGAGCGAAGATTGCAAGGATCATCAGTTAAAGATTAGGCAGAGTTGatgacaccggatagagtttgaTCATCAAGTTTTACACTATCCAAAGCTTTCTTAttcaaaggaaaagaatttagtaagGAAACAGAAGAAGGAGTAGTAAAATCTGTTGGAATGGGGGATTTCTTTTGAGAAAGGTTCGTTTGAGAGCTAGATTTAATGGGTGAAGAGAAAACTTGATTTGCATGCGATAGAGTCGCAGAGGCAACATGAGGAGTGCTTTTTATTACTTGGCTAAGAGAAAACTCCTTATTCACATGAGATTCTTTAAAAAGTTCGTCATAAGTAACATAGGCATTCTCATCCATAAGAGGATTTGTTGGTGGAGGAGTAGCAGGAACATTCTTCTCAGAAACCTGGGGAGATATATGGGTGACAGAAACATCTTTTTCAAGAGTTTGACTTATTATCAGAGTGATAGGAGGACTAGTATGTGAAGGCTGAACTGTGGATACAGGAACAACATCTGTAGCGCTAAAATCTAGAATAGAAATATTTGAAGAGAATGGTATGGGTTTGAAAGACTTTTTAACTTTCTGCTTCTTACCATCAACCATCTCAGAGTCGGAAGCCTGcgaaaataaagaagataagtaatagaggaaacaatattgttttaaGATAATTGGGTGTTCCTTACTTCTTTATTATGAGAAGCCTTCCTCTTGTGAGATTCCTTATTTTGAGATTCATTATCAATGCTCGgtttcttcttctgcgattccttATTTTCACTTGAAGAAGACTTGGGTTTTTGCATGATTCGAAGAGCGCTAATGGAAGAGCTTTTCCTGCGACAGTATGGGAAttagatcataaaaaaaaaaaaaaatttaaagaatGGTTAAAATCAATAGTCATCATGAAGAAAGGAAACAAACTTTGGTTCAGAGTTCATGGTGGAAGAACAATAGCAGAAGAAACCAGTGACAACAGCGGAAATgaaaaaaaagatgaagatgaatagcaacaagagagagaagataaatgatgaagaaggAAGAGATTATTGTGAAAAAACCCTTAAATAGATGAAAAGAAGTAACCGGTTGAAGACGGTTCAAGCCGGTAAAAGGGAAGAAAATCGACACGTGTAGAGAGGAACTTGAAACCCGGATAACTGTCGACAAAGTATAATGGAAAAAGATAGGCATGTACGATTTTCaagaggagaatttctcatatcgctcactctgaagaataagcGACATGAGAAGAGAaaaatgtaggagttaaatatcgcacccaTTTATAACTAtgcgaagtaaagaatacaacctaAGTTAAGGGCATCACACacagcaaagttgagatgacgcaccagatgatgtcagcaaagtcacgagtaaattgtgaagaactgtgcgagaaggtacgctatgcgaagatgagcgattgtatatgagcgaatatgtcgtatagtgatcccgaaaataatgggattcttagctgtcatccactatgtaaaatcctatataaatgaGAGAGTCATTGTATCTGAGAGGATTCTATGACAAGTCTTGGAAATGAAataggaagagagagaaagtgagcttaggtttcaagtagaattgttgtaatacttgaatcattCTTGTAAACATTCTTGATCTTTAGTTAATAAAACAAGAATTCAAAATGATCACCTAGGGATTGAATCAGTTATAGTgaagtgtagttgtaagatttcttacaactacatttttggcgctagaaacagctctGGATGTTAATTCTTGTTAATAGATCTGAAATTCATAAGGGATCCATGAAGACAACAAGAGTCATACTAATTCAAGAAAGAGGCGGAGATATACAGTGTAATAACATAACTAAAGTATCAATTTCTGAGGAAGATTTTCAAGCGACGATAACCGGGAGAACTCATAAAAGAAATTACGAAGGCAAGAAGGTGGAAACGGTAGAGAAAGAATTACCATTACAAGATTGGAAATAGGTGAAGATTTCCTTTGCGGCAGATAAAATTTCAGAggagttgtaagatttcttacaactaaaATAATCCTTTTTTGTGTGGTACTCCATTGCCAACTTCGTGTAAAAATCTAAGTTGAAGCTCATCGCAGGGTCTCTTTGGATCACAATCTTTGTAATAGTTGATATTCTTGCGTTTTTTGTTCTACTTTCGCTCGCTTGTGTTTGCATCAATAAGAAGAAGATTGGAAAAGAATTCCAAGggaagaacaagaacaagaaagTGGATGCAGAAGCTGTTCCAgctgaagagaaagagaagaaactCAAATTTATGGAAAGCGGAGGAGTTATTTTCGAACTTAATGATCTTTTGAAAGCTTCAGCAGAAGGATTGGGGAAAGGAAATTATGGGAATTCATTTAAGGCCACCCTTGATAACGGACTGACGGTTGTAGTTAAGAGGTTGACAGAGTTGAAACCCTTAAGTAGTGAAGAATTTGCAACACAAATGAAGTTGATTTCCGGCCTCAAGCACAGAAATTTGTTACCACTTCTTGCATATTACTATTCGAAAGATGAGAAGCTGTTGCTGTACAAATTCATTCCGAAAGGGAACTTGTATAACCGCATCCATGTTAACATTTTCTCTTCCTTTCTTGAAAATGATTTcttcttagggtttcaaaaaaataCATCAACAAATACAGATTGAAGTACTGATTAGCCACTAAATGGTTGAATAGGTGGAAGAGGGAATAACCGGATTCCTTTCAAATGGAATTCAAGGTTATTAGTTGCTCATGGGGTAGCTAAAGCAATGgatagggtgttagtcctcaggagagttgggggagttgggtgtagtttggttttttcctgttagtcgtgggggagttcaaaggagtctctcgaaatctctgttagtcgtggaagagtttagaagagtctcccgaactccctagaaaaccctgttagtcgtgggggagtttgaaagaaactctcaaactccctgttagtcgttaaaattagaatgctagggagttggtgtttttgggggagttctagggagtttatagtgtattttttcctcactccaaatctctcaaaaaagtagagatttctggagagtctgtcaaactccccacactcaaaacaccaaactctctcaaactccccacactctcttacactccctcaaaatccccaagattcaaaatacattaaactcccccaaactcactcgtggactaacccctggGAGTTTCTGCACCAAAATACAAAAGCATCTCAAGCCGTCATTCGACTCATTCCTCACGGAAACCTAAAATCTTCAAACATTCTACTGGACGAGAATGACACAGTTCTAGTTTCTGATTATGGGTTAACATCATTGATCGCTTTCGCAGTTGCAGCTCAAAGAATGATATCATACAAATCTCCGGAATACCAAAACCGCAGAAAAATTACCAAGAAGTCTGATGTATGGAGTTACGGCTGTCTTCTTTTAGATCTCTTAACAGGTCAAATATGCACGTATACAGCTCCTCAGGGAAGCAATGACGGTGTTGATCTTTGCAGCTGGGCATATAGAGCAGTTAGAGAAGAATGGACTTGTGAAATTTTTGATATGGAAATGTTGACGCAAAGAAATGCTGGTCAAGGTATGGTTAGATTACTACAACTTGCATTAAAATGTTGCGACAAAGCCCCAGAGAAATGGCCAGAGATGGCCGAAGTAGCGAGAGAGGTTGAAGATATTAAGTTGAACGATGACAATGATGAGTTTTCTTTCGAACGGTCAGGCAGTACCGATGTTTCCACTTCAGCACTTTGATTCACATCATATCTTCCATGTACGCTCCCCATTGATATGTAATCCAAGATCCCAATTAAGGATAGGGGTGAATACAGGGAAATGTGGTTCGAGCAATTAAGGCTTCTCTTATTGAGTACTAGTATATTAGAAATGTATTAATTACTTGTGAATTGTC
Coding sequences within:
- the LOC113332117 gene encoding probable leucine-rich repeat receptor-like protein kinase At5g05160, giving the protein MKRSNRLKTVQAGSLWITIFVIVDILAFFVLLSLACVCINKKKIGKEFQGKNKNKKVDAEAVPAEEKEKKLKFMESGGVIFELNDLLKASAEGLGKGNYGNSFKATLDNGLTVVVKRLTELKPLSSEEFATQMKLISGLKHRNLLPLLAYYYSKDEKLLLYKFIPKGNLYNRIHVEEGITGFLSNGIQVAAQRMISYKSPEYQNRRKITKKSDVWSYGCLLLDLLTGQICTYTAPQGSNDGVDLCSWAYRAVREEWTCEIFDMEMLTQRNAGQGMVRLLQLALKCCDKAPEKWPEMAEVAREVEDIKLNDDNDEFSFERSGSTDVSTSAL